One Festucalex cinctus isolate MCC-2025b chromosome 1, RoL_Fcin_1.0, whole genome shotgun sequence genomic region harbors:
- the LOC144005275 gene encoding Krueppel-like factor 9, with protein sequence MSITASSDYFAAECLVSISSGPVLHRPTPVALAVSQPSTTLGLLPGEHDGSNEDREVRDTLRLEGANMVTVAGILTDFHSKFRPMSAYSESSNSSCGGESGYTTLSDPTTPTMTPSATPVPGQQPPRGGAGGGGVGVPRSPVKRHHCTFDGCDRVYGKSSHLKAHIRTHTGERPFPCTWPDCEKKFARSDELARHTRTHTGEKRFMCPLCDKRFMRSDHLIKHARRHPDFEPAMLGRNKAMSSASMTVHH encoded by the exons ATGTCGATCACCGCGTCCTCTGACTACTTCGCCGCCGAGTGTTTGGTTTCTATATCGAGTGGTCCCGTTTTGCACAGACCCACCCCAGTGGCCCTCGCCGTCAGCCAGCCGAGTACCACCTTGGGCCTGCTCCCCGGGGAGCACGACGGCTCAAACGAGGACCGCGAAGTGCGGGACACCCTGCGGTTGGAGGGGGCCAACATGGTGACGGTGGCCGGTATCCTCACCGACTTCCATAGCAAGTTCAGGCCCATGTCGGCCTACTCTGAGAGCAGCAACTCGTCGTGCGGAGGGGAGAGCGGGTACACCACGTTGTCCGACCCCACCACCCCTACCATGACCCCCTCCGCTACCCCGGTGCCCGGACAGCAACCGCCGAGGGGGGGCGCGGGAGGAGGAGGCGTGGGGGTCCCTCGTTCCCCCGTGAAGAGGCACCACTGCACTTTTGACGGATGCGACAGAGTTTACGGGAAATCATCCCACTTGAAAGCACACATCCGGACCCACACAG GCGAGAGGCCATTCCCTTGCACCTGGCCCGACTGCGAAAAGAAGTTCGCCCGCTCGGACGAGCTGGCCCGCCACACCCGCACGCACACGGGGGAGAAACGCTTCATGTGCCCGTTGTGCGACAAGCGCTTCATGCGCAGCGACCATCTGATCAAGCATGCCCGCCGTCACCCCGACTTCGAGCCTGCCATGTTGGGGCGGAACAAGGCCATGTCCTCCGCCAGCATGACTGTCCACCATTAG
- the tsen15 gene encoding tRNA-splicing endonuclease subunit Sen15 isoform X1: protein MSMSGKCQNWMLLHPAYVKMKNLEVDDSEQVHAAFLVYMDLTEVRHWKEVSCVKSDELKLVLLEAKEKEGSTMLSVLPLPVHRSLCHNTIRHVLDRGFPMLLCAVASDSTLVYQRLTDGLVTPDPPAGPFQDGGRRQHRKRRQQQSTSSGKHK from the exons ATGTCCATGTCGGGAAAGTGTCAAAACTGGATGTTGCTACACCCTGCG TATGTCAAGATGAAGAATCTCGAGGTGGACGACAGTGAACAAGTCCACGCAGCTTTCCTTGTTTACATGGATCTCACTGAGG TGCGTCACTGGAAAGAGGTGTCCTGTGTTAAAAGTGATGAACTCAAGCTGGTTTTGTTGGAGGCAAAAGAGAAGGAAGGCTCAACCATGCTGTCAGTTCTCCCACTGCCCGTGCATCGCTCTCTGTGCCACAACAC TATACGACATGTTTTGGATAGAGGTTTCCCGATGCTGCTGTGTGCCGTGGCCTCTGACTCCACGCTGGTCTACCAGAGGCTGACTGATGGCTTAGTGACCCCTGACCCACCAGCTGGTCCCTTCCAGGACGGAGGACGCCGACAGCACAGGAAAAGACGGCAGCAGCAGTCCACATCCAGTGGGAAGCACAAATGA
- the tsen15 gene encoding tRNA-splicing endonuclease subunit Sen15 isoform X2, with protein sequence MSMSGKCQNWMLLHPAYVKMKNLEVDDSEQVHAAFLVYMDLTEVRHWKEVSCVKSDELKLVLLEAKEKEGSTMLSVLPLPVHRSLCHNTGFPMLLCAVASDSTLVYQRLTDGLVTPDPPAGPFQDGGRRQHRKRRQQQSTSSGKHK encoded by the exons ATGTCCATGTCGGGAAAGTGTCAAAACTGGATGTTGCTACACCCTGCG TATGTCAAGATGAAGAATCTCGAGGTGGACGACAGTGAACAAGTCCACGCAGCTTTCCTTGTTTACATGGATCTCACTGAGG TGCGTCACTGGAAAGAGGTGTCCTGTGTTAAAAGTGATGAACTCAAGCTGGTTTTGTTGGAGGCAAAAGAGAAGGAAGGCTCAACCATGCTGTCAGTTCTCCCACTGCCCGTGCATCGCTCTCTGTGCCACAACAC AGGTTTCCCGATGCTGCTGTGTGCCGTGGCCTCTGACTCCACGCTGGTCTACCAGAGGCTGACTGATGGCTTAGTGACCCCTGACCCACCAGCTGGTCCCTTCCAGGACGGAGGACGCCGACAGCACAGGAAAAGACGGCAGCAGCAGTCCACATCCAGTGGGAAGCACAAATGA